In Paracoccus sp. TOH, a single window of DNA contains:
- a CDS encoding glycosyltransferase has product MHPPITIALACYNGARFLRAQLDSIAAQSVTNWRLLVSDDGSTDGSRQILGEFAASRPQGQVEVIEGPRRGSTQNFLHLTARADPGGWLAYADQDDLWHPGRLALGAAFLAERKGAAIWAARTTVCDEALIPIAPAPHFPGPFGFRNALVQSALPGNTILANAEALRILQAATPAAQAADVHAHDWWAYQALSGAGAAIRRDSAQVLLYRQHPGNLMGRNDTARAKAGRASMLMDGSFAGWLRRNQRALEPVAHLFLPENRELLRRFGQMLQASGPEALVQILRMRLYRQSRSGSVALLGAALAGRLRQRRQKSA; this is encoded by the coding sequence ATGCACCCGCCGATCACCATCGCCCTGGCCTGCTATAACGGCGCGCGGTTCCTGCGCGCGCAGCTCGACAGCATCGCCGCGCAAAGCGTGACCAACTGGCGGCTGCTGGTGTCCGACGACGGCTCGACGGACGGCTCGCGGCAGATCCTGGGCGAATTCGCCGCCAGCCGGCCGCAGGGCCAGGTCGAGGTGATCGAGGGTCCCAGGCGCGGATCGACGCAGAACTTCCTGCATCTGACGGCGCGGGCCGATCCGGGCGGCTGGCTGGCCTATGCCGACCAGGACGATCTCTGGCATCCCGGGCGCCTGGCGCTTGGCGCGGCTTTCCTGGCGGAACGGAAAGGCGCCGCGATCTGGGCCGCGCGCACGACGGTCTGCGACGAGGCGCTGATCCCCATCGCCCCCGCGCCGCATTTCCCCGGCCCCTTCGGCTTTCGCAATGCGCTGGTGCAATCCGCACTGCCGGGCAACACCATCCTGGCCAATGCCGAGGCGCTGCGGATCCTGCAAGCGGCAACCCCCGCGGCCCAGGCCGCCGATGTCCATGCCCATGACTGGTGGGCCTACCAGGCACTTTCCGGGGCGGGAGCCGCGATCCGGCGGGACAGCGCGCAGGTCCTGCTCTATCGCCAGCACCCGGGCAACCTGATGGGCCGCAACGACACGGCGCGGGCCAAGGCCGGCCGCGCCTCGATGCTGATGGATGGCAGCTTCGCCGGCTGGCTGAGGCGCAATCAGCGCGCGCTGGAGCCTGTGGCCCATCTGTTCCTGCCCGAAAACAGGGAATTGCTGCGGCGTTTCGGCCAGATGCTGCAAGCGAGCGGACCAGAGGCGCTGGTCCAGATCCTGAGGATGCGGCTTTACCGGCAAAGCCGCAGCGGAAGCGTTGCGCTGCTCGGCGCAGCGCTTGCCGGTCGTCTGCGCCAGCGGCGGCAGAAGAGCGCCTAG
- the rfbA gene encoding glucose-1-phosphate thymidylyltransferase RfbA has translation MTRPENPPNRRKGIILAGGSGTRLYPITMGVSKQLLPIYDKPMIYYPITVLMLAGIREIAIITTPEDQEQFRRLLGDGSQWGLRFDYLVQPSPDGLAQAYLLAEDFLAGAPSAMVLGDNIFFGHGLPLLLDAADRRNAGGTVFGYRVADPERYGVVAFDEQGKASAIIEKPQVPPSDYAVTGLYFLDGTAPARAREVRPSARGELEITTLLETYLHEGSLTVERMGRGFAWLDTGTHASLLDAGNFVRTLEQRQGLQTGCPEEIAFDMGWIDAEKLQDQARKFAKNQYGAYLARLLG, from the coding sequence ATGACCCGACCCGAGAATCCTCCCAACCGCCGCAAGGGCATCATTCTGGCCGGCGGCTCGGGCACGCGGCTCTATCCGATCACCATGGGCGTGTCGAAACAGCTGCTGCCGATCTATGACAAGCCGATGATCTATTACCCGATCACCGTGCTGATGCTGGCCGGCATCCGCGAGATCGCCATCATCACCACCCCCGAGGACCAGGAGCAGTTCCGCCGCCTGCTGGGCGACGGCAGCCAATGGGGGCTGCGCTTCGACTATCTCGTGCAGCCCTCGCCCGACGGGCTGGCGCAGGCCTATCTGTTGGCCGAGGATTTCCTGGCCGGCGCGCCCTCGGCCATGGTGCTGGGCGACAACATCTTCTTCGGCCACGGCCTGCCCCTGCTGCTTGACGCCGCCGATCGGCGCAATGCGGGCGGCACGGTCTTCGGCTATCGCGTCGCCGACCCGGAGCGCTATGGCGTCGTCGCCTTCGACGAACAGGGCAAGGCCAGCGCCATCATCGAGAAGCCGCAGGTCCCGCCCTCGGATTACGCGGTGACCGGGCTTTATTTCCTGGACGGCACCGCGCCCGCCCGCGCGCGCGAGGTGCGCCCCTCGGCCCGGGGCGAGCTGGAGATCACCACCCTGCTGGAAACCTACCTGCACGAGGGCAGCCTGACGGTCGAGAGGATGGGCCGCGGCTTTGCCTGGCTCGACACCGGCACGCATGCGAGCCTGCTGGATGCCGGCAATTTCGTGCGCACGCTGGAACAGCGGCAGGGGTTGCAGACCGGCTGCCCCGAGGAGATCGCCTTCGACATGGGCTGGATCGACGCCGAGAAATTGCAGGATCAGGCGCGGAAATTCGCCAAGAACCAGTATGGTGCCTATCTGGCGCGCTTGCTGGGATAG
- the rfbD gene encoding dTDP-4-dehydrorhamnose reductase, translated as MTGLLVFGRTGQVATELARLVPDARFLGRDRVDLADPAACAAAIQASGCAAVLNAAAYTAVDRAESESDLARRINAEAPAAMARAAAERRVPFLHISTDYVFDGSGEQPRAETDPTGPLGVYGATKLAGERGIAAAGGQWAVLRTSWVFSAHGTNFVRTMLRLAAERDELRVVADQHGGPTPAADIAAACLTMLAAMRTDVARGGLYHFAGAPDASWAGFAREIMAQAGLSCRVTGISTADYPTPARRPANSRLDCAAILRDFGISRPDWRAGLAKVLQELKP; from the coding sequence ATGACGGGCCTGCTGGTCTTCGGCCGCACCGGACAGGTCGCGACCGAACTGGCGCGGCTGGTTCCCGATGCGCGCTTCCTGGGCCGCGACCGGGTCGATCTGGCCGATCCGGCGGCCTGCGCCGCGGCGATCCAGGCATCGGGTTGCGCGGCGGTGCTGAACGCCGCGGCCTATACCGCCGTCGACCGCGCCGAATCCGAATCCGACCTGGCGCGCCGGATCAATGCCGAGGCTCCCGCCGCCATGGCCCGGGCGGCGGCGGAACGGCGGGTGCCTTTCCTGCATATCTCGACCGATTACGTCTTCGACGGCTCGGGCGAACAGCCCAGGGCCGAGACCGACCCGACCGGCCCGCTGGGCGTCTACGGCGCCACCAAGCTGGCCGGTGAACGGGGTATTGCCGCCGCCGGCGGGCAATGGGCGGTGCTGCGCACCTCCTGGGTGTTCTCGGCCCATGGCACGAATTTCGTCAGGACCATGTTGCGGCTGGCGGCCGAGCGCGACGAACTGCGCGTCGTCGCCGACCAGCACGGCGGTCCGACCCCGGCGGCCGATATCGCCGCCGCCTGCCTGACCATGCTGGCCGCCATGCGGACGGATGTGGCGCGCGGCGGTCTGTATCACTTTGCCGGGGCGCCGGATGCCAGCTGGGCCGGCTTCGCGCGCGAGATCATGGCGCAGGCGGGACTTTCCTGCCGCGTCACCGGAATTTCCACGGCGGACTATCCCACCCCCGCCCGGCGCCCGGCCAATTCGCGCCTGGATTGCGCCGCCATTTTGCGGGATTTCGGCATCAGTCGCCCCGACTGGCGCGCCGGTCTCGCCAAGGTCTTGCAGGAGCTGAAACCATGA
- the rfbB gene encoding dTDP-glucose 4,6-dehydratase gives MKILVTGGAGFIGSAVVRLAVARGHRVVNLDSLTYAANLENVASVSASPLYAFEQADIRDRAALDRILAAHRPDAIMHLAAESHVDRSIDGPGAFIETNVTGTYNLLEAARAYWMGQGLPERFRFHHISTDEVFGSLGETGQFTETTPYDPRSPYSASKAASDHLVRAWHETYGLPVVLTNCSNNYGPFHFPEKLVPVVILNALHGRPIPVYGDGGNVRDWLYVEDHADALLLVLEKGALGESYNIGGENEAKNIDLVRTICAHMDRLRPDSAPHERLITFVADRPGHDRRYAIDPTRIRTELGWRPSVTVEEGLRRTVEWYLANEGWWRPLLTRQGVGERLGTA, from the coding sequence ATGAAGATTCTGGTGACTGGCGGCGCGGGATTCATCGGTTCGGCGGTGGTGCGGCTGGCGGTGGCGCGCGGGCATCGGGTGGTGAACCTGGATTCGCTGACCTATGCCGCCAATCTCGAAAACGTCGCCTCGGTTTCGGCCAGCCCGCTCTATGCCTTCGAGCAGGCCGATATCCGCGACCGCGCGGCGCTGGACCGCATCCTGGCCGCGCATCGGCCCGATGCGATCATGCATCTGGCCGCCGAAAGCCATGTCGACCGCTCGATCGACGGGCCGGGCGCCTTCATCGAGACCAATGTCACCGGCACCTACAACCTTCTGGAAGCCGCGCGGGCCTATTGGATGGGGCAGGGCCTGCCCGAGCGGTTCCGCTTTCACCATATCTCGACCGACGAGGTCTTCGGCTCGCTGGGCGAGACCGGCCAGTTCACCGAAACCACGCCCTATGACCCGCGCAGTCCCTATTCGGCCTCCAAGGCCGCCTCGGACCATTTGGTGCGGGCCTGGCACGAGACCTATGGCCTGCCGGTGGTGCTGACCAATTGCTCGAACAATTACGGGCCCTTCCACTTCCCGGAAAAGCTGGTGCCGGTGGTGATCCTGAACGCGCTGCACGGAAGGCCGATCCCGGTCTATGGCGACGGCGGCAATGTCCGCGACTGGCTCTATGTCGAGGATCACGCCGACGCGCTGCTGCTGGTGCTGGAAAAGGGCGCCCTGGGCGAAAGCTACAACATCGGCGGCGAGAACGAGGCGAAGAACATCGACCTGGTGCGCACGATCTGCGCGCATATGGACCGGCTGCGCCCCGATTCCGCGCCGCATGAGCGGCTGATCACCTTCGTCGCCGACCGCCCCGGCCACGACCGGCGCTATGCCATCGACCCGACCCGCATCCGCACCGAACTGGGCTGGCGCCCCTCGGTCACGGTCGAGGAGGGGCTGAGGCGGACCGTCGAATGGTATCTGGCGAACGAGGGTTGGTGGCGGCCGCTGCTGACCCGGCAGGGGGTGGGCGAAAGGCTCGGCACGGCATGA
- the rfbC gene encoding dTDP-4-dehydrorhamnose 3,5-epimerase, whose protein sequence is MQIEKTALPGVLVLVPRRFGDDRGFFSESWNRRLLHEAGVDLPEFVQDNHSLSLVSGTLRGLHFQAPPHAQGKLVRCGRGRLFDVAVDIRKGSPTYGQWVGAELSFQNGRQLWIPPGFLHGFLTREPETEILYKCTDHYAPDCDGAVAWDSIGIEWGLEGRPILSAKDAEAPALNEFDSPFTYEGPFDYEARL, encoded by the coding sequence ATGCAGATCGAAAAGACCGCGCTGCCCGGGGTTCTGGTGCTTGTTCCCCGGCGCTTTGGCGATGACCGTGGATTCTTCTCGGAAAGCTGGAACCGGAGGCTGCTGCACGAGGCCGGGGTCGACCTGCCGGAATTCGTGCAGGATAATCATTCGTTATCCTTGGTTTCGGGGACATTGCGCGGTCTGCATTTTCAGGCGCCGCCGCATGCCCAAGGCAAGCTGGTGCGCTGTGGACGCGGGCGGCTGTTCGACGTGGCCGTCGATATCCGCAAGGGCAGCCCGACCTATGGGCAATGGGTCGGGGCCGAACTGTCCTTCCAGAACGGCCGCCAGCTCTGGATTCCGCCGGGCTTCCTGCACGGTTTCCTGACCCGGGAACCCGAGACGGAAATCCTCTACAAATGTACAGATCATTACGCCCCGGATTGCGATGGGGCGGTGGCCTGGGACAGTATCGGCATCGAGTGGGGCCTTGAAGGCCGGCCGATCCTTTCGGCCAAGGATGCCGAGGCCCCGGCCCTGAACGAGTTCGACAGCCCCTTCACCTATGAGGGGCCTTTTGATTACGAGGCGAGATTATGA
- a CDS encoding M10 family metallopeptidase C-terminal domain-containing protein: MRYRHVATYTGADAPFVTNITDLQTHAGPDGHALYSLTHVGGGMVAWRIGAADQPIEVMTTRAYPAGIGHAGPPSASIVTLGGNPVLIGTGLRVGPDPGLRLDSQGGFQDGAGPGALPADLIGLQQFQTPLGDFLCSARNGQTAIDIWRIGADGGLGHVTRAALPAGSGIQGTEIDALHVTTLADRSFIIAASGLGNYVSVQMVMADGTLGPAQMLWSYRGLGMDQPSHLDTVTVAGVTYLVVAGAQSSSLTTMRLTYGGELLPADHVVDERSTRFAGATALETVTMDGRAFVFVGGGDDGISVFTVLPDGKLLHLTALVDTDDQTLADVSALSAAVIDGRIALFVSSRTESGITQFVLEPGSIGKTGVVGAGRQTGTGASDLMQASAGTTVLDGGAGDDILIAGAEPLRMTGGAGADVFVVKEVGGKITITDFEPGVDRLDLSFLGMIRSTDQLVFRPQAFGIKIFYGNSVIWVTTPNNSMLQAGAFDNSLFPIAHYEAPDMRTTVSGTLRNDTLSAGRNGSNVFGYAGNDLLLGGAGNDDLSGALGNDTLRGGDGNDRLFGGDGNDRLFGSTGNDRLWAGSGDDALAGGAGADTLRGETGHDLLYGEGGDDAMFDLLGNNTLWGGDGNDLMQTGTGNDRLYGGPGSDTLIAGAGLDYLFGGLGNDSMAGGAGIDTLLGGEGNDWIDGGAGNDSLDGGNGNDTLYGGDGHDLILGGGGHDRITDMLGNGVLWGGDGNDLMQSGAGNDRLHGGPGNDTLIAGAGFDYLLGGLGNDSLNGGGGFDTLIGAEGDDRMDGGAGIDNLDGGTDNDTLAGGDGHDVLNGAEGNDALHGGTGHDTLYGMAGADLMNGNQDHDLMFGGADNDTMLGGFGNDVMQGESGDDSLDGGPENDTLYGGAGNDVILGGGGHDVIDGGSGNDLLYGGSGHDLILGGEGDDLIHAETGNNTVQGGAGSDAILGDAGADWLQGDDGRDTIQGLAGGDTLLGGADDDLLDGGDGDDLLDGGQGNDNLIGGLGGDRLAGAAGDDTLTGGLGNDLLEGGEGADRLEGGRGFDTLTGGTGADVFVFADAGDLDGCSDAITDFRAGEDRIDLSGLGLVFIGGTAFSANGSGQVRLDWTQPEAHRLLVDRDGDGRTDLTIDLGALATLNASDLLL; the protein is encoded by the coding sequence ATGCGCTATCGTCACGTTGCCACCTATACGGGCGCCGACGCGCCTTTCGTGACCAATATCACCGACCTGCAGACCCATGCCGGACCCGACGGGCATGCGCTTTACAGCCTGACCCATGTCGGCGGCGGCATGGTGGCCTGGCGCATCGGCGCCGCCGACCAGCCGATCGAGGTGATGACCACCCGCGCCTATCCGGCGGGCATCGGTCATGCCGGCCCGCCCTCGGCCAGCATCGTGACGCTGGGCGGCAACCCGGTCCTGATCGGCACCGGGCTGCGCGTGGGACCGGACCCCGGCCTCCGCCTGGACAGCCAGGGCGGTTTCCAGGACGGCGCCGGGCCGGGCGCCCTGCCCGCGGATCTGATCGGGCTGCAGCAGTTCCAGACGCCGCTGGGCGATTTCCTGTGTTCGGCGCGGAACGGGCAGACCGCCATCGACATCTGGCGCATCGGCGCCGATGGCGGGCTGGGCCATGTCACGCGGGCCGCGCTGCCGGCCGGTTCGGGCATACAGGGAACCGAGATCGACGCGCTGCATGTCACCACCCTGGCCGACCGCAGCTTCATCATCGCGGCCTCTGGCCTGGGCAATTACGTCTCGGTGCAGATGGTGATGGCCGATGGCACGCTTGGCCCGGCGCAGATGCTCTGGTCCTATCGCGGGCTCGGCATGGACCAGCCCAGCCACCTGGACACGGTCACGGTGGCCGGGGTGACCTATCTGGTGGTCGCCGGCGCGCAAAGCTCGTCCCTGACCACCATGCGGCTGACCTATGGCGGCGAACTGCTGCCGGCCGACCATGTCGTCGACGAGCGCAGCACCCGGTTTGCCGGCGCCACGGCGCTGGAGACGGTGACCATGGACGGCCGCGCCTTCGTCTTTGTCGGCGGCGGCGACGACGGGATCAGCGTCTTTACCGTTTTGCCCGATGGCAAGCTGCTGCACCTGACCGCGCTGGTCGATACCGACGACCAGACGCTGGCCGATGTCTCGGCCCTGTCGGCCGCGGTGATCGACGGCCGGATCGCGCTGTTCGTCTCGTCCCGGACCGAAAGCGGGATCACGCAATTCGTCCTTGAACCGGGCAGCATCGGCAAGACCGGGGTGGTCGGGGCGGGCCGCCAGACCGGAACCGGGGCCAGCGACCTGATGCAGGCCAGCGCCGGCACCACGGTTCTCGACGGCGGGGCGGGCGACGACATCCTGATCGCCGGGGCCGAGCCGCTGCGCATGACCGGCGGCGCCGGCGCCGATGTCTTCGTCGTCAAGGAGGTCGGCGGCAAGATCACCATCACCGATTTCGAACCCGGCGTGGACCGGCTGGACCTGTCCTTCCTGGGCATGATCCGCAGCACCGACCAGCTGGTGTTTCGCCCGCAGGCCTTCGGAATCAAGATCTTCTACGGCAATTCGGTGATCTGGGTCACCACGCCCAACAACAGCATGCTGCAGGCCGGCGCCTTCGACAATTCGCTTTTCCCCATCGCCCATTACGAGGCCCCCGACATGCGCACGACCGTCTCTGGCACCTTGCGGAACGATACCCTCAGCGCCGGCCGCAACGGCTCGAACGTCTTCGGCTATGCCGGCAACGATCTGCTGCTGGGCGGGGCCGGCAACGACGATCTTTCCGGCGCGCTCGGCAATGACACGCTGCGCGGCGGCGATGGCAACGACCGGCTGTTCGGCGGCGACGGCAACGACCGGCTGTTCGGCAGCACCGGCAACGACCGGCTATGGGCCGGCAGCGGCGATGACGCGCTGGCCGGCGGCGCCGGCGCCGACACCCTGCGGGGCGAGACGGGCCACGACCTGCTCTATGGCGAGGGCGGCGACGATGCCATGTTCGACCTGCTGGGCAACAACACGCTTTGGGGCGGTGACGGCAACGACCTGATGCAGACCGGCACCGGCAACGACCGGCTGTATGGCGGGCCGGGCAGCGACACGCTGATCGCCGGCGCCGGCCTGGACTATCTGTTCGGCGGGCTGGGCAATGACAGCATGGCGGGCGGGGCTGGGATCGACACCCTGCTTGGCGGCGAGGGCAATGACTGGATCGACGGCGGGGCCGGGAATGACAGCCTGGACGGCGGCAACGGCAATGACACCCTCTATGGCGGCGATGGGCACGACCTGATCCTGGGCGGCGGCGGTCACGACCGCATCACCGACATGCTGGGCAACGGCGTGCTTTGGGGTGGCGACGGCAACGACCTGATGCAGTCCGGCGCCGGCAACGACCGGCTGCATGGCGGGCCGGGCAACGACACGCTGATCGCCGGCGCCGGTTTCGACTATTTGCTGGGCGGGCTCGGCAATGACAGCCTGAACGGCGGCGGCGGCTTCGACACGCTGATCGGCGCCGAGGGTGACGACCGCATGGATGGCGGCGCCGGCATCGACAACCTCGACGGCGGCACGGACAACGACACCCTGGCCGGCGGCGACGGCCATGACGTGCTGAACGGCGCCGAGGGCAATGACGCGCTGCATGGCGGGACCGGCCATGACACGCTTTACGGCATGGCCGGCGCCGACCTGATGAATGGCAATCAAGATCACGACCTGATGTTCGGCGGCGCCGACAACGACACGATGCTGGGCGGCTTCGGCAACGATGTCATGCAGGGCGAGTCGGGCGACGATTCGCTGGACGGCGGGCCGGAGAACGACACGCTGTACGGCGGGGCCGGCAACGACGTGATCCTGGGCGGCGGCGGGCACGATGTCATCGACGGCGGCAGCGGCAACGACCTGCTTTACGGCGGCAGCGGCCACGACCTGATCCTTGGCGGCGAGGGCGACGACCTGATCCATGCCGAGACCGGCAACAACACCGTGCAGGGCGGCGCGGGCAGCGACGCGATCCTTGGCGATGCCGGGGCGGATTGGCTGCAAGGCGACGACGGCCGCGACACGATCCAGGGCCTTGCCGGGGGCGATACGCTGCTGGGCGGGGCGGATGACGATCTGCTGGATGGCGGCGACGGCGATGATCTTCTGGACGGCGGCCAAGGCAATGACAACCTGATCGGCGGGCTTGGCGGCGATCGCCTGGCCGGTGCGGCCGGGGATGACACCCTGACCGGCGGCCTGGGCAACGACCTGCTCGAAGGGGGCGAGGGCGCCGACCGGCTGGAAGGCGGGCGCGGCTTCGACACGCTGACCGGCGGCACCGGCGCCGATGTCTTCGTCTTTGCCGATGCCGGCGACCTGGATGGTTGCAGCGATGCGATCACGGATTTCCGCGCCGGCGAGGACCGGATCGACCTGTCTGGCCTCGGCCTCGTCTTCATCGGCGGGACCGCCTTTTCGGCCAATGGCAGCGGGCAGGTGCGCCTGGACTGGACGCAGCCCGAGGCGCATCGGCTTCTGGTCGACCGGGACGGCGACGGCCGCACCGACCTGACCATCGACCTGGGCGCGCTGGCGACGCTGAACGCGTCGGATCTGCTGCTCTAG
- a CDS encoding ABC transporter permease, whose amino-acid sequence MVRIIFALMLREMATTYGRSAGGYIWAVLEPVLGVTLLSVIFSLALQTPGLGTNFPLFYATGFLPFAMFNDLTNKVATSIRFSRPFLAYPSVTFIDAMIARVLLNALTHIAVIAIVITGIYVIYQLPVVVNLASVFEALLLITLLAVGVGTMNCYLMTAFPIWERVWQIITRPLFLMSGIFFTYDLMPSQAQNILWYNPLIHCIGLMRRGLYPTYQGSYINQELVIAVSLVLLVLGLMLLERTYRNLLER is encoded by the coding sequence ATGGTGCGCATCATCTTCGCGCTGATGCTGCGCGAGATGGCGACGACCTATGGCCGGTCGGCCGGCGGCTATATCTGGGCGGTGCTCGAGCCGGTGCTGGGGGTGACGCTGCTGTCGGTGATCTTCAGCCTGGCGCTGCAGACGCCGGGGCTGGGCACCAACTTCCCGCTGTTCTACGCGACCGGCTTCCTGCCCTTTGCCATGTTCAACGACCTGACGAACAAGGTCGCCACCTCGATCCGCTTCTCGCGGCCGTTCCTGGCCTATCCCAGCGTCACCTTCATCGACGCGATGATCGCCCGGGTGCTGCTGAACGCGCTGACGCATATCGCGGTGATCGCCATCGTGATCACCGGCATCTATGTGATCTACCAGTTGCCGGTGGTGGTGAACCTGGCCTCGGTCTTCGAGGCGCTGCTGCTGATCACCCTGCTGGCGGTCGGGGTGGGCACGATGAACTGCTACCTGATGACCGCCTTCCCGATCTGGGAGCGGGTCTGGCAGATCATCACCCGGCCGCTTTTCCTGATGTCGGGCATCTTCTTCACCTATGACCTGATGCCGAGCCAGGCCCAGAACATCCTGTGGTACAACCCGCTGATCCATTGCATCGGCCTGATGCGCCGGGGCCTCTACCCGACCTATCAGGGCAGCTATATCAACCAGGAGCTGGTGATCGCCGTCTCGCTGGTGCTGCTGGTCCTGGGGCTGATGCTGCTGGAGCGCACCTATCGCAACCTGCTGGAGCGCTAG